A window from Bacillota bacterium encodes these proteins:
- a CDS encoding helix-turn-helix transcriptional regulator, with protein MILLPLLNFQLTNLLRNHTFLIQLDGRPENKRSRALSDFKHIKQLTAREAEVVKLLLQGYTYKAIAESLFISENTMKFHVKNIYHKLNVNNKMELIKLFADNRINSLD; from the coding sequence ATGATCCTGCTGCCATTACTCAACTTCCAGCTTACAAACCTGCTTAGAAACCACACCTTTCTTATTCAACTTGACGGTAGACCGGAAAACAAGCGATCCAGAGCCCTATCAGACTTTAAGCATATCAAGCAACTAACAGCCCGAGAAGCGGAGGTGGTCAAGCTTTTACTTCAGGGTTACACTTATAAAGCTATTGCGGAAAGTCTGTTTATCAGCGAAAACACCATGAAATTCCATGTGAAGAATATTTATCATAAGCTTAACGTTAACAACAAGATGGAACTGATTAAACTGTTTGCGGACAACAGAATCA
- a CDS encoding nucleotidyltransferase family protein — protein sequence MANNPDWFLRKVSEKKLATERTLYILAALTLALQKYNIKPILVGGGALEFYTFGNYATHDIDLVADERHLVGEALETLGFSHEPGFRHWYHEDLDVSIEIPDTKLAGSYEKVTSIDVHGVLVQIISPEDLLIDRLAAYKFWKSLSDGEWAARLYAIHGNNMDLKYLEERANSEQVLDVLKEVMKRSKESKKSS from the coding sequence ATGGCTAACAACCCGGATTGGTTTTTAAGGAAGGTGAGTGAAAAGAAGCTTGCCACGGAACGAACCCTATACATCTTAGCTGCTTTGACGCTAGCTCTGCAGAAATACAATATTAAGCCGATTTTAGTCGGTGGCGGTGCTCTAGAATTCTATACATTTGGAAACTATGCAACGCATGATATTGATCTCGTGGCTGACGAACGGCATCTAGTGGGGGAAGCCCTGGAGACATTGGGCTTTTCTCATGAGCCTGGTTTCCGCCATTGGTATCATGAAGATCTAGATGTCAGCATAGAGATCCCAGACACCAAACTCGCAGGATCTTACGAAAAAGTTACGTCGATCGACGTACATGGGGTATTGGTTCAGATAATTTCCCCCGAAGACTTGTTGATTGATCGACTGGCAGCTTATAAATTCTGGAAATCGCTAAGTGATGGCGAGTGGGCGGCTCGACTCTATGCTATTCACGGAAATAACATGGATCTCAAGTACCTGGAAGAACGAGCGAACAGTGAACAGGTGCTCGATGTACTCAAAGAAGTCATGAAAAGAAGCAAGGAAAGCAAGAAATCTAGTTAG
- a CDS encoding DUF348 domain-containing protein, with protein sequence MPEHTVRQLGKLSRRSQIIIVVALLFSLLLVGYVDARKEITLVVDGVPCTVRTMRATVGTLLEQQGIELALEDLVEPSCDTKLERTMTVNIRRAVPVTLVVGGTPMEVKTAQPTVGKALVGWGVTVDEKDRLDPAVDTPITSGQKITLVKVEERETKDQVKVPFTVQRRQDGNLELGQVRVVQKGEEGLAHRQLRQILEDGKLVREEVISEQVVQPPVSEIVAVGTMGTISRGGNTYQYSRAISAVATAYCPTDVGGSHTALGIKPKRGIVAVDPRVIPLGARVYVENYGPALAADTGGAIKGNRIDIFVDSHKEAVSWGRRKVTVYVLK encoded by the coding sequence ATGCCGGAACATACCGTCCGGCAACTGGGTAAGTTATCACGACGGTCACAGATCATCATCGTGGTGGCGTTGCTTTTCTCGCTGCTTTTGGTTGGCTATGTTGATGCGCGAAAAGAGATTACCCTGGTTGTAGACGGCGTGCCCTGCACGGTGCGAACTATGCGGGCAACAGTAGGCACTCTACTGGAACAACAAGGTATCGAACTGGCTCTGGAAGACTTAGTGGAACCTAGCTGTGATACCAAGCTGGAACGGACCATGACGGTGAACATACGGCGGGCTGTTCCAGTAACCTTGGTTGTGGGCGGTACTCCCATGGAGGTAAAGACGGCTCAACCAACGGTGGGCAAGGCGCTGGTTGGTTGGGGCGTAACAGTAGATGAAAAAGACCGGTTGGATCCTGCTGTCGACACACCTATTACCAGCGGTCAGAAGATTACCCTGGTGAAAGTGGAGGAAAGAGAGACTAAGGACCAAGTTAAGGTACCTTTTACGGTCCAGCGACGGCAGGATGGTAACTTGGAACTGGGTCAGGTCCGGGTGGTTCAAAAAGGTGAGGAAGGTTTAGCCCATCGTCAGTTGCGTCAGATCCTGGAAGACGGAAAACTGGTGCGGGAAGAGGTTATATCGGAACAGGTGGTTCAGCCACCGGTTTCGGAAATAGTAGCGGTGGGCACCATGGGCACGATTAGCCGGGGAGGAAACACCTATCAGTACAGTCGGGCTATTAGTGCTGTGGCCACTGCCTATTGCCCCACTGATGTGGGCGGTAGCCATACAGCATTAGGTATTAAACCCAAGCGCGGTATTGTAGCGGTAGATCCCAGGGTTATCCCGCTGGGCGCCAGGGTATACGTGGAGAATTACGGCCCGGCCCTGGCAGCGGACACCGGCGGAGCTATCAAAGGAAACCGCATCGACATCTTTGTCGACTCCCACAAGGAAGCTGTGAGCTGGGGCCGCCGGAAAGTAACCGTATACGTACTCAAGTAA